The Microbacterium trichothecenolyticum sequence GACGACCGCGTGAAAGAGATGCTCTCGATCGCGACGAACCGTGGCATCCCGGTGCTCGAAGTCACGCGTCCCGAGCTCGACCGCATGGCCGGGTTCGACGGCGTGCACCAGGGCGTCGCGCTCAAGGTTCCGCCGTACGCCTACGCGCACCCGCAAGACCTGCTCGAGAAGATCATCGACCGTGGCGAGCTGCCGTTGCTGGTCGCCCTCGACGGCGTCACCGACCCGCGCAACCTCGGTGCGATCATCCGCTCGACGGGGGCCTTCGGTGGACAGGGTCTCATCATTCCGCAGCGCCGTTCGGCGAGTGTCAACTCCGCCGCCTGGAAGACCAGCGCGGGAGCCGCCGCCCGCATCCCGGTGGCGCTCGCGGCCAACCTCACCGCCACGCTGAAGGAGTTCAAGAAGCAGGGCGTGTTCGTGCTCGGCCTCGACGGCGACGGCGACGTGTCGCTTCCCGCGCTCGAGCTCGCCGACCGCCCCGTCGTGATCGTCGTCGGCTCCGAAGGCAAAGGCCTGTCGCGCCTGGTCACCGAGACCTGCGACCAGGTCGTGTCGATCCCCATCTCCACCGCCACCGAATCGCTCAACGCCGGTATCGCGGCATCCGTCGCCCTGTACCAGGTCGCGACGTTGCGCGCCGCGGACTGACCATCGAGAGGCAGAGCCATGTCACGCATCGCCGTCATCGGAGGCACCGGATACGCCGGTAGCCACATCGTCGCCGAAGCGGTCCAGCGCGGTCACACGGTCGTGTCGGTCGCCCGTTCCGTTCCGGCCGAGCGCATCGAAGGCGCCACCTACCTCGAGGGCACCGTCCTCGACGTCCCCGGCCTCGTCGCCCAGCTCGAGGGCGTCGACGTCGTCGTGTCGGCCGCCGCCCCGCGCGGCGACATGGAGGGCAAGCTGCGTCCCGCCATCGCCGAGCTGGTCGCGGCTCTGCCCGAGAACGTGCGCCTTGGTGTCGTCGGGGGTGCCGGCGGGTCGCTCGTGGCCGAGGGCGGACCGCGCCTCATCGACACCGAGGGCTTCGCCGAGGAGTACAAGCCCGAGGCGCGCGAGGCCATCGGCATCCTCGAAGACCTGCAGGCCGACGACACCGGCCGCGACTGGTTCTACGTGCACCCCGCCGGCGGTTTCGGCTCGTGGGCGCCGGGGGAGCGCACCGGCTCGTACCGCGACGGCGGCGACGTGCTCGTCGTCGACGACAACGGCGACTCGTTCATCGGCGGAGCCGACTTCGCCGTCGCGATCCTCGACGAGATCGAGAACCCGAAGCACACGCGGGAGCGTTTCACCGTCGGCTACTGAGCCTTCTTCATGGCCTGAGGCCGTGGCATCCCGGAGTCGGTTCCCGGATGCCACGGCCTCCGTCGTCGGTGAGGGGAGCGCCTCAGACCAGGTCGCGCCAATCCACCACGTCGGTGTCGGTCGTGGGCACCTCACCGGTCTCGGGGGCATCGGCATCGGAGATCGTGCTGAGCGACACCGTGTCGGTGGGAGGCCCCATGACCGTCGCCTCGTCGCGGCGGTGGCGCAGCACGTCGTCGATGTACGACGTCACGACCTCGGCCAGCGGCACGGAACGTCCGCGGGCCTGCGACATGTACCACCGGTGTTCGAGCACCTGGTGGAACACCTCGGCGGGCTCGAGCTTCGCCCGCAGATCCCACGGGATGGCCATCACGATCGGCTCGAACACGCGGGTGAGCCACTCGTGCGCGACCATCTCTTCGTCGGAGCCCAGTCGCGACACCCGCGCGCGGAACTCGTCGAGGTCGTTCAGCAGACGGCGCGCCTGGTTCTCTTCCACGTCGAGACCGGTCAGACGCAGCAGGCGGCGCTGGTGGTGGCCGGCATCGACGACCTTGGGCTGGATGGACACCCGGGTGCCGTCGCTCGCCGTACGGATCGACATCTCGCCGATGTCGAAGCCCAGCGCGTTCAGGCGGTGCACGCGCTCGGTGATGCGCCACGACTCGTCGACGGCGAACGTCTCTTTGTCGGTGAGGGCGCCCCAGAGCGAGTGATACGACGCGACGAGACCGTCGGCGATGGCGACCGCGTCGACCCCGCCCTCCAGACGCCCCCCGGCCTCGAGGTCCATGATCTCGCCGGCGATGTTGGTCCGCGCGATGTCGAGATCGTGGGCCCGCTGGCCGGGGCTCAAACGGTTGCCGTGCAGCTCGCCCGTCTCGGCGTCGACGAGGTAGGCGGCGAACTCGCCCGCGTCGCGACGGAACAGGGTGTTCGACAGCGAGACGTCGCCCCAGTAGAAGCCGACGTTGTGCAGGCGCACGAGCAGGACCGCCAGAGCATCGACCAGGCGGGTGGCCGTGTGCGGTCGCAGCACCTGGGTGAACAGCGCGCGGTACGGCAGCGAGAAGCGCAGGTGCGAGGTGACCAGCGCCGCGGGCAGGGGTCGTCCGGACGCGTCGGTGCGACCGGCGATCACGGCGACGCGCTCGACGCACGGGGCGGCGAGACGGTCCAGGTTGCCGAGCATGTCGTACTCGCGGCGCGCCATCTCCTCGGTGGTCTCTTTGATCGCCACCACGCGACCCGAGAGGGTGGCGAAGCGCACGAGGTGGCGGGAGATGCCCTTGGGGAGGGCGACGATATGGGTGCTCGGCCAGTCGGCGAGACTCGTCGACCACGGGCAGCTGCAACAGCCCCGGGTCGACGGTGCTGGCGGTGATGCTGAGCGAATCGGACACGGAACCTCCGGGAAAAGCGGTGCGGCGCGCCCCCGCCCCGAGATGCTCGGGAGCGGGGACGCGCCGCGATGATGCGTCGGGTCAGGCCGAGGCGATGGCCCGGTTGGTCAGACGATCGCCCGACTCGAGGTCGAACACGTGCACGTGACCGGGGACCGGCGCGAGCACGACCGTCTCACCCGCGTTGGGGTGACGACGACCGTCGACGCGCGCGACGAGGTCGGTGCGCTTGCCGTTGATGTCGGTGTGGCCGTACAGGTAGCCGTCGGCGCCGAGCTCCTCGACCAGGTCGACGACCACCTTGAGGCCGCGACCGTCGGCCGGAGCCACCTGGATGTCTTCGGGACGCACACCGATGGTGACCTCGGAGCCGTGCGCCTTGCCGATGGTGTCGGCCTCGACGGGAACCACCAGGTCGCCGAAGCGGACGCCGCCCTCGGCGAGGTCGACCGTGAACAGGTTCATCGCGGGCGAGCCGATGAAGCCGGCGACGAAGACGTTCTTCGGGGTTTCGTACAGGTCGCGCGGGGTGCCGACCTGCTGGAGGATGCCGTCCTTGAGCACCGCGATGCGGTCGCCCATGGTGAGGGCCTCGGTCTGGTCGTGCGTGACGTAGACCGTGGTGACGCCGAGTCGGCGCTGCAGCGATGCGATCTGCGTACGCGTCTGCACGCGCAGCTTCGCGTCGAGGTTGGACAGCGGCTCGTCCATGAGGAACACCTGAGGCTGACGAACGATCGCGCGGCCCATGGCGACGCGCTGACGCTGACCACCCGAGAGCGCCTTCGGCTTGCGCGTGAGGTACTGCTCGAGGTCGAGCAGCTTGGCGGCCTCGAGCACGCGTGCTGCGCGCTCCTCCTTGCCGACACCGGCGATCTTGAGCGCGAAGCCCATGTTCTCGGCGACGGTCATGTGCGGGTACAGCGCGTAGTTCTGGAAGACCATCGCGATGTCGCGATCCTTCGGGGGGACATCGGTGACATCGCGGTCGCCGATGAGGATGCGGCCCGAGTTGACCTCTTCGAGGCCGGCCAGCATACGCAGCGAGGTGGACTTACCGCAGCCGGAGGGGCCGACGAGAACCAGGAATTCGCCATCGGCGACGTCGAGGTTCAGCTTGTCGACGGCGGCACGGGTACCACCGGGGTACAGACGGGTTGCGTTGTCGAATGTGACGGACGCCATTGTTTCTTCTCCTTCACCGGCAGGTACGTGCCGGACGATCCGTAGTGAATGGAAAACGGGGGCGACCCCGTGCGCCCGACGATGGACGCAGGCTCAGTATGACACGCGTCTGGTCATTTCTCAGCCAGCCTGGCTACCATCAATGCTCGTTCGCCTACCCGTGCGTCCCCCCGTTTTTCTGCGGCAGAAGTTCGTGCCCGAGAGGTTTCATGTCCCACGACCAGTCACCGAATGTGCCCGCCGAACGCGATCGGCGAGAGGCCGTGCGCGAGAAGGCGCAGCAGGTCAAGGCCAAGCAGACGCGCTGGCGCATCGTCCGGCGCTCGCTGATCGGCCTCGGTGCGGCAGCCGTGGTCGCGGTCGGTGCGGTGGGTGTGACCTCTGCTCTCAGCTCGCATGAATCCCGATCGCAGGCGCTGCCCGCCGCGGCGAGCGACGACGGCTTCACGATCACCACCGCGACCGGCGTCGCCGACCCGCTCACCGCCCCGGCGGTCGACGGAAATGCGGGCACCATGGCAGCCGGCGCCGCGCCCACCGCGGAACCCAGCCCCACCCCGACGGGCACGGCTGCTCCCGTCGACATCCGCGTCTACGTCGATTACATGTCGCTCGAGGCGCGGGAATTCCAGACGGCGAACGCCCAGCAGCTCTCGAAATGGGTCGGCGACGACGCCGCCACGCTGACCTACTACCCGGTCGCCATGCTGACCTCCAAGTCCAACGGCACCAAGTACAGCCTCCGCGCCGCCGGCGCAGCGGCGTGCGTGGCCACCCACGCCGCCGACCGCTTCTTCGCGTTCAACCACGAGCTGCTCACCAACCAGCCGGCGGTCGACTCCGACGGTTACAGCGACGAGCAGCTCGCCGACATGGCCCAGGGTGCGGGCGTCGCCGACACCGACACCGTGCGTACCTGCATCGAGGACGAGACATACACCGGGTGGGCGAAGGCGGCGACCGACCGCGCCATCAAGGGACTTCCCGACACCAATGGTCAGGCGCTCACCGCCACCCCCACGGTGCTCGTCAACGGCACCCCGTATGTCGGCCGAATGGATGACGCGAAGGAGTTCGCGCAATTCGTGCTCACCGTCGACAGCAACGCCTATTACTCCACGGCCACGCCGACGCCCTCGGCATCCGCCACCCCCGCGGGCTGAGACGGCTCGGCGTCCATGAAGACGTCGATGTACGATGCAGGTGATATGGAGCAGCTCGAGGATTCCCCGCCGCGTCGATCCGGCCAGCAGTTGCGCGAGTGGGTGCAGGAGTTCCGCGACCAGGGGCACCTGTTCGCGGGAACGCTGAAGGTCATCGACCAGGAGGACGCCGACAGTCAGGACACCGGTCTCGTCGTGATGAGGCTGATGAACGCCAAAGCGTCCATCTACATGCAGCCGAAGGGCTACGACGAGCCGCTGTGGGAGGCCACGCTCACCGGGCGCCCCGAAGAGTTGACGCTCTCGCCCCATGACATGGCGAGCCTGGCGGCCGAGCTGGTCGTCGCGGGCAACCTGTGCTCTTTCTTGCAGTGGAAGTCATTGGAGTGGGACCGCGAGAGCGGTACTCACAAGGAGTGAGGCCCGAGACGTTCGCCGGAACGTCTTAGACTCGTCGCCGAGGGATTCGCCCTCACGCCGGCTTGGCGCAATTGGTAGCGCACCGTACTTGTAATACGGGGGTTGCAGGTTCAAGTCCTGTAGCCGGCACGCATTCGCGCGCTTCCCGTGCCGCGGGCGCACGCGGGAACGGACGTCGGCGGCAACGGCGGCTCAGATGGTCTCTCGGTTTCCGCAGAAAAGGCCCGAAAACGATCCGTGCTGTCCGCGAACCGCAAACGATCCGTCCTCGGCACCTCGCCGCTCCTAGGCTCCAGCGTCGTGACAGCGTCTGCAGGCAACACCCAGGTTCGTGACGCGCGGGGGCGCATCGAGTACATCGACGCATTGCGGGGCGTCGCAGCGCTCATGGTCGTGGTGCACCACGCTCTCGTCCGTGTCGCGCCAGCGTACGAGGAGTGGACGCTGGAATGGTTCGATCCGGGCCGCGTCGGTGTCGTGGCCTTCTTCCTGGTGAGCGGATACGTCGTCGGCATGACGCTCAGCTCCCAGACACCGCGCGTCTTCGTCGTCCGCCGCTTCTGGCGGCTCTTCCCGGTGTACTGGCTGACCACGCTGCTCTACATCGCGGTCGCGCTGATCACCGGCTACGCCCCGATCGAGGCCTCGGTCGTGGTGCTCCTGGTGAACATCTCGATGCTGCAAGGTTTCCTGGGACTGGCCTCGGTGCTCCCCGTGGCGTGGACGCTCGGGATCGAGATCGCCTTTTATGCCCAGTCGGTAGTCACGAGATTCGCTCGTCTGCTGGATCGAGGCGTGTGGCTCGGCCTGCTGTGGCTGGCGGTCCTCGCCGTGTACGCCGCGGCCAACGTCACCGGCGTGTGGGACCGCGAAGGCAGCATGCCGCTGATGATGTTCACCGCGAGTGTCGGGCTCGCTCTCTACCTCTGGGAGCGTGGGCGCTCACGCGCCCTCATCGCCTTGCTGCCGTCAGCGGTCATCGTCGCTCCGATGCTGGGCGTCCTTCTCAAGATGAACAGCGGCGACGATCGCGGCCACGTGAGCTTCAGCCTGTCGTACCTGGCCGGGCTTGCCCTGTTCGGCGTGTTCTACGCGGCCCGGTCGCGAGCATTCCCCGCCTGGATGCTGAAGATGGGTGCCGCCAGCTATGCGCTCTACCTCATCCACCCCGTCGTGATCCTGGCGTCATTCGGATCGATCGGGATGCCGGCGGTGTTCCTGCTCGTGACGGTCGGGTTGTCCCTGGTCGGGGCCGAAGTGCTGCATCGGTACGTCGAAAAGCCGACCATCGAGATCGGGCGACGGGCGACCCGCGGGTCGAGTCCTGGGCGCATGCCCGTGCCCGCATCCCGTGAGGAGAGCGCCGCGCGCCGGGAATGAGGCCGATGCGCCGCACTTTCTCTGTTGCGAAAGGCGGCCGGTGGGTACGGGAATGCTCGTCGCGGAATGCCGGCCGCGCATTGTTCGCCATACCCGTTTGATAGATTGAAGACGGGCAGCCAGTGTCCGGTTAGGGTGTTGGCCGTGGGTGCGAGCAAATCGACGGGCGTCGTCAGAGATCGTGACGTGGTTCCTCGGCCGATCCGGTTTCTGCTCATCGCTCTTCTCGGCGTCGGCGGCCTGATCAGCGCCCCCTTCCTCGGTCGTGGCGGACCGCTGCCGATGACGACCCTGCTCGACGTCTGGATTCTCCTGCTCGCGGTGTGGATGTTCTGCGCCACCCGTATTCGTACCAGCGGGGTTCTCCTCCTGATTTTCGCGTACGCGATCACGCGCATCTTTCCAGCGGTGGTGGACGGTTCTCCGCTCGAGGATTTTCTCCAGGCCTACCGGTGGGTCTGGTACCTCGCTGTCGTCGCGCTCGCCGTTGGCAAGAAGTGGCCGCGGATCGTGTCCCTGGTCAACGTCACGTGGTTCCTGATCGGACTCGCGATCCTCAAAGGCATCGCCACTCGCGTGCTGCTGGGGGCGACCGTGCGACCCGGCCTGCTGCTCGAGAACAATTTCGAGATTCCGCTGTTCGCCGGTCTCGTCGCCGTGCTGTATCGCCACCTGGGGCGTTATCGAGTCTTCTCGGTCCTCGCGGTCGGACTGCTCACCGTCGTGTCCGGCTCGCGAAGCGGCATCATCGCCTTCGTCATCCTCGCCGTCTACGCCGTCACGCAGAACAAGCGCGCCAACCTCTTCGTCCGCTATCTCGCTTACATGAGCATTCCGGCGGCTGGTGGCGCCGCGTACTTCCTGTTCGCCGAGCGTTTCGAGAGCG is a genomic window containing:
- a CDS encoding NAD(P)-dependent oxidoreductase, with the protein product MSRIAVIGGTGYAGSHIVAEAVQRGHTVVSVARSVPAERIEGATYLEGTVLDVPGLVAQLEGVDVVVSAAAPRGDMEGKLRPAIAELVAALPENVRLGVVGGAGGSLVAEGGPRLIDTEGFAEEYKPEAREAIGILEDLQADDTGRDWFYVHPAGGFGSWAPGERTGSYRDGGDVLVVDDNGDSFIGGADFAVAILDEIENPKHTRERFTVGY
- a CDS encoding ABC transporter ATP-binding protein produces the protein MASVTFDNATRLYPGGTRAAVDKLNLDVADGEFLVLVGPSGCGKSTSLRMLAGLEEVNSGRILIGDRDVTDVPPKDRDIAMVFQNYALYPHMTVAENMGFALKIAGVGKEERAARVLEAAKLLDLEQYLTRKPKALSGGQRQRVAMGRAIVRQPQVFLMDEPLSNLDAKLRVQTRTQIASLQRRLGVTTVYVTHDQTEALTMGDRIAVLKDGILQQVGTPRDLYETPKNVFVAGFIGSPAMNLFTVDLAEGGVRFGDLVVPVEADTIGKAHGSEVTIGVRPEDIQVAPADGRGLKVVVDLVEELGADGYLYGHTDINGKRTDLVARVDGRRHPNAGETVVLAPVPGHVHVFDLESGDRLTNRAIASA
- a CDS encoding DsbA family protein, with amino-acid sequence MSHDQSPNVPAERDRREAVREKAQQVKAKQTRWRIVRRSLIGLGAAAVVAVGAVGVTSALSSHESRSQALPAAASDDGFTITTATGVADPLTAPAVDGNAGTMAAGAAPTAEPSPTPTGTAAPVDIRVYVDYMSLEAREFQTANAQQLSKWVGDDAATLTYYPVAMLTSKSNGTKYSLRAAGAAACVATHAADRFFAFNHELLTNQPAVDSDGYSDEQLADMAQGAGVADTDTVRTCIEDETYTGWAKAATDRAIKGLPDTNGQALTATPTVLVNGTPYVGRMDDAKEFAQFVLTVDSNAYYSTATPTPSASATPAG
- the rlmB gene encoding 23S rRNA (guanosine(2251)-2'-O)-methyltransferase RlmB encodes the protein MPKPGRPGARNPGKKKGPLKGTGGHSRKALEGRGPTPKAEDRAWHPAGKRKAAEERYAAAGGRGRPGVRAVGGNSNRKSPKAADDTETVTGRNSVLEALRAKIPATAFYIAQRVEMDDRVKEMLSIATNRGIPVLEVTRPELDRMAGFDGVHQGVALKVPPYAYAHPQDLLEKIIDRGELPLLVALDGVTDPRNLGAIIRSTGAFGGQGLIIPQRRSASVNSAAWKTSAGAAARIPVALAANLTATLKEFKKQGVFVLGLDGDGDVSLPALELADRPVVIVVGSEGKGLSRLVTETCDQVVSIPISTATESLNAGIAASVALYQVATLRAAD
- a CDS encoding acyltransferase family protein, with translation MTASAGNTQVRDARGRIEYIDALRGVAALMVVVHHALVRVAPAYEEWTLEWFDPGRVGVVAFFLVSGYVVGMTLSSQTPRVFVVRRFWRLFPVYWLTTLLYIAVALITGYAPIEASVVVLLVNISMLQGFLGLASVLPVAWTLGIEIAFYAQSVVTRFARLLDRGVWLGLLWLAVLAVYAAANVTGVWDREGSMPLMMFTASVGLALYLWERGRSRALIALLPSAVIVAPMLGVLLKMNSGDDRGHVSFSLSYLAGLALFGVFYAARSRAFPAWMLKMGAASYALYLIHPVVILASFGSIGMPAVFLLVTVGLSLVGAEVLHRYVEKPTIEIGRRATRGSSPGRMPVPASREESAARRE